The Nitrospira sp. genome contains a region encoding:
- a CDS encoding cyclic nucleotide-binding domain-containing protein has product MNPADLQKLPLFAGLTPEETTCLEQGEGLQVPAGEIIAREGDSATAFYVILEGEIRVSKTYGSQEVVMAVHTPGKFFGEVSLLLDIPYFVDAQTRTPCRLLRYSKEQFWSLMRLCPSVAKEILRTMAARVRGLEGFSQQREKLVSLGTMAAGLAHELNNPAAAAHRAAADLLTVAGGFPALACRLNQRQLSTAQSETVAQIQRDIASHPHPTTPLDPLTRNDREEEVLTWLERHRIADAWKLASTLVGAGLDRSWLEGISKQFPEEAIGDVLRWVTGTLSLQELTQQVERSTSRIAELVNAVKAYSYEGRAPLQNIDIHEGLESTLTMLTHKLKGVTLEREYDRSLPPIPAYGNELNQVWTNLIDNATDAVSGRGNVKIRTRREDHQLLVEIHDNGPGIPEDVRPHLFEPFFTTKGVGKGTGLGLIISYRIVADRHGGEIEFESKPGQTVFLVRLPMTRKPSASPSGPYEPPREKA; this is encoded by the coding sequence ATGAATCCAGCTGATCTACAAAAACTCCCCTTGTTCGCCGGCCTTACCCCAGAGGAGACTACCTGTCTCGAACAAGGCGAGGGGCTACAGGTACCGGCGGGTGAGATCATCGCCAGGGAGGGGGACTCCGCAACCGCTTTTTATGTCATTCTCGAAGGAGAGATTCGCGTCAGTAAGACCTATGGCAGCCAAGAAGTGGTGATGGCGGTCCATACGCCCGGAAAGTTTTTCGGTGAAGTATCGTTACTGTTGGATATCCCCTACTTCGTCGACGCCCAGACGCGAACCCCATGCCGGCTCTTGCGATATTCAAAGGAGCAGTTCTGGTCATTGATGCGCCTGTGCCCCTCGGTCGCGAAGGAAATCTTACGAACCATGGCAGCACGGGTCAGAGGACTGGAAGGATTTTCACAGCAACGGGAAAAGCTCGTCTCGCTTGGGACCATGGCGGCCGGCCTCGCCCATGAACTGAACAATCCGGCCGCCGCCGCACACCGGGCCGCCGCCGACTTGCTCACCGTCGCGGGCGGATTCCCGGCTCTCGCCTGTCGTCTGAACCAACGGCAACTCTCAACGGCACAGTCCGAAACGGTCGCGCAAATTCAGCGCGACATCGCGTCACATCCTCATCCCACGACGCCGTTGGATCCCCTCACCCGGAACGATCGAGAGGAGGAGGTCCTGACGTGGCTTGAACGGCACCGCATCGCCGATGCCTGGAAACTCGCCAGCACATTGGTCGGCGCCGGACTTGATCGCTCCTGGCTCGAGGGGATCAGCAAGCAGTTTCCCGAGGAAGCGATCGGCGACGTATTGAGATGGGTCACAGGAACCTTGTCGCTACAGGAATTGACTCAACAGGTCGAACGGAGCACAAGCCGCATCGCGGAATTGGTGAACGCGGTGAAGGCCTATTCGTACGAAGGCCGCGCCCCCCTGCAGAATATCGATATCCACGAAGGGCTCGAGAGCACGCTGACCATGCTGACCCATAAGCTGAAAGGCGTCACGCTGGAGCGCGAGTACGACCGCTCGCTTCCCCCCATTCCCGCGTACGGAAACGAGCTGAATCAAGTGTGGACGAATCTCATCGACAACGCGACCGACGCAGTGAGCGGACGAGGGAACGTGAAGATCCGCACGCGGCGGGAGGATCATCAACTGCTTGTGGAGATCCACGATAATGGACCAGGCATCCCGGAGGATGTTCGGCCTCACCTCTTTGAGCCGTTCTTCACGACGAAAGGCGTTGGGAAAGGGACCGGCCTCGGGTTGATCATCAGCTATCGCATCGTGGCGGACCGCCATGGAGGAGAGATCGAATTCGAATCGAAGCCGGGACAGACGGTATTCCTCGTCCGCTTGCCGATGACACGCAAACCGTCTGCATCCCCCTCGGGGCCGTACGAGCCGCCCAGAGAAAAGGCCTGA
- a CDS encoding FAD-dependent oxidoreductase: protein MKPVLITVDDDPEVSRAVERDLRRNYGEQYRVLRAESGAEALASLERLKLRNETVALFLVDQRMPQMTGVEFLAQALPLYPNAKRALLTAYADTDAAIRAINDAQVDYYLLKPWHPPEERLYPVLDDLLDDWHGSFKAPFQGIRVLGHRWSPHTHQIKEFLARNQVPYQWLDVEKEAEAEPLLQSVHAGHDQLPVVLFADGSFMIQPTTFQVAEKVGFRMKAEQPLYDLIVIGAGPAGLAAAVYGGSEGLKTVLIEREAPGGQAGMSSRIENYLGFPAGLSGQDLSRRALTQAQRFGVELLNPQEAVSVRVAGPARIVTLADGSELSGKTVLITTGVSYRTLNVPGMAQLTGAGIYYGAGMTEAFASKGEDVYIIGGANSAGQAAVYFARHARQVTMLVRGDSLTATMSYYLIERLKETPNILVETSVEVTEVQGTSRLESLVLRHAKTKDCRTVPAQSLFILIGAQPHTDWLGESILRDEHGFILSGPDLVRDGCLPPTWPLDRTPYLFESSVPGIFVAGDARHGSIKRVASGVGEGTIAEKMIERYLDEV from the coding sequence ATGAAACCCGTCCTTATCACGGTGGATGATGATCCCGAAGTCTCGCGTGCGGTCGAGCGCGACCTCCGGCGCAACTATGGCGAGCAGTACCGCGTCCTCCGAGCTGAGTCCGGGGCAGAGGCGCTCGCTTCCCTGGAACGGCTCAAGCTCCGGAATGAGACCGTCGCTCTCTTCTTGGTGGATCAGCGAATGCCCCAGATGACCGGCGTCGAGTTTCTCGCGCAAGCCCTCCCGCTCTATCCCAACGCGAAGCGGGCCTTGTTGACCGCCTATGCCGATACGGATGCCGCCATTCGAGCCATTAATGACGCACAAGTCGATTACTATTTACTGAAGCCATGGCATCCTCCGGAGGAACGCTTGTATCCGGTCCTCGACGACCTCTTGGACGACTGGCATGGATCGTTCAAGGCCCCGTTCCAAGGAATCCGGGTGCTGGGACACCGCTGGTCGCCTCACACCCATCAGATCAAGGAATTCCTGGCGAGAAATCAGGTCCCTTATCAATGGCTGGATGTCGAGAAAGAGGCAGAAGCGGAGCCTTTGCTTCAGTCCGTCCACGCCGGCCATGATCAACTCCCGGTAGTCCTGTTCGCAGACGGATCGTTCATGATTCAACCGACCACGTTTCAGGTGGCAGAAAAAGTCGGCTTTCGGATGAAAGCTGAACAACCGTTATACGACCTCATCGTCATTGGAGCCGGACCGGCCGGGTTAGCTGCTGCCGTCTACGGTGGATCCGAAGGACTCAAGACAGTGCTCATCGAACGTGAAGCGCCGGGTGGACAGGCCGGCATGAGCTCCCGAATTGAGAACTACCTGGGCTTCCCAGCCGGTCTCAGCGGCCAAGATCTCTCGCGACGCGCCTTGACGCAAGCACAGCGATTCGGCGTCGAATTACTGAATCCGCAGGAAGCTGTCAGTGTGCGTGTGGCCGGCCCTGCGCGGATCGTCACGCTTGCCGATGGCAGCGAGCTGAGCGGAAAAACCGTGCTGATTACGACGGGTGTTTCCTATCGGACGCTGAACGTACCGGGAATGGCTCAACTGACCGGTGCAGGGATCTATTATGGTGCCGGGATGACAGAAGCGTTCGCCTCAAAGGGGGAAGATGTCTATATCATCGGCGGCGCGAATTCGGCCGGCCAGGCGGCCGTCTACTTTGCGCGCCATGCCCGTCAGGTAACGATGCTGGTCCGTGGCGACTCACTGACCGCCACAATGTCTTATTACTTGATCGAGCGCCTCAAGGAAACGCCGAACATCCTCGTCGAAACCAGCGTGGAGGTGACCGAGGTACAAGGCACGTCCCGGCTTGAGTCGCTGGTTCTCCGACATGCCAAAACCAAAGACTGCCGTACGGTGCCGGCGCAGTCTCTGTTCATTCTCATCGGCGCCCAACCGCATACCGACTGGCTGGGAGAAAGCATCCTCCGCGATGAACACGGGTTTATCTTATCCGGTCCGGATTTAGTGCGGGACGGCTGTTTGCCCCCGACCTGGCCGCTCGACCGAACGCCATACCTATTCGAATCCAGCGTGCCGGGAATCTTCGTGGCAGGCGATGCGCGACATGGCTCGATCAAGCGGGTCGCATCCGGTGTCGGTGAAGGCACGATCGCAGAAAAGATGATCGAGCGCTATCTGGATGAAGTTTAG
- a CDS encoding thioredoxin domain-containing protein, translating to MAKDRVHAPAFVITEHDHVEGDSAARVTLVEYGDFECPYSRQAITTIQALQREFGHDLQFVFRHFPLAHKHPHAVQAAEAAEAAAAQGKFWPMYAMLFAHQWELEYSDLMRYAGQLELDRTRFGEALRQHRYLDRVRTDAASGHQHEVTGTPTFFVNGHRQDGADDVQALSVAIREALGASA from the coding sequence ATGGCCAAGGACCGTGTGCATGCTCCGGCCTTCGTCATCACAGAACACGATCATGTGGAGGGAGATAGTGCGGCTCGGGTCACGCTCGTGGAATACGGCGACTTCGAATGCCCCTATAGCCGGCAAGCGATCACGACGATTCAGGCACTGCAGCGTGAGTTCGGTCACGATCTCCAATTCGTGTTCCGGCACTTTCCGCTGGCACACAAGCATCCTCATGCCGTACAGGCCGCCGAGGCCGCGGAAGCAGCCGCCGCACAAGGGAAGTTTTGGCCGATGTATGCCATGTTGTTTGCTCACCAATGGGAACTTGAATACAGCGATCTGATGAGGTACGCGGGTCAGCTTGAACTCGATAGAACTCGATTCGGCGAAGCCCTACGGCAACATCGCTATCTCGACCGCGTGCGCACGGACGCGGCCTCGGGTCATCAGCACGAAGTGACGGGAACGCCGACGTTTTTTGTCAACGGCCATCGGCAGGATGGAGCGGACGACGTGCAGGCGTTGTCGGTCGCCATCCGCGAAGCGCTCGGTGCGTCGGCCTAA
- a CDS encoding VTT domain-containing protein, with protein MEQALEFLLSHIELVVFLTVLAEQIGFPIPAIPVLLAAGAVAADGQAHLAVLTGLSVAACLLGDMVWFELGLHRGRQTLSLLCRIALEPDACVRRTENLFVRHGIRALIVAKFIPGLSTLAPALAGLFKVSIGRFLLFNGAGSLLWSFLFLSLGYALSEQITYVAEQVMRLGETAGLLLAISLGGYVLYKYLHRQKLLRELRVARISPAELKQLMDDGHPLSVVDLRGIEDHVADPYTIPGALRISAEELEQRHDDIPRDRDVILFCACPNEATSARMALMLRRKGVTRVRPLVGGIDAWRELAYPLEMDNSRVGIVVTAEIQT; from the coding sequence ATGGAACAGGCGCTCGAATTTCTGCTTTCTCACATCGAGCTCGTGGTGTTCCTGACCGTCCTCGCCGAGCAGATCGGTTTTCCAATCCCCGCCATCCCGGTTTTGCTCGCCGCCGGAGCCGTCGCAGCGGACGGGCAAGCGCATCTCGCCGTGCTGACCGGCCTGTCGGTCGCCGCGTGCCTGCTGGGCGATATGGTCTGGTTCGAACTGGGCCTCCATCGGGGGCGGCAAACCCTCAGCCTGTTGTGCCGAATTGCGCTTGAGCCTGACGCCTGTGTCAGACGCACGGAGAATCTCTTTGTCAGGCACGGGATCCGCGCGCTGATCGTGGCCAAGTTCATCCCGGGGTTGAGCACTCTCGCGCCCGCACTGGCCGGCCTCTTCAAAGTTTCGATCGGACGATTTTTGCTCTTTAACGGAGCCGGATCGCTGCTCTGGAGCTTTCTCTTTCTTTCTCTCGGTTATGCCCTCAGCGAACAGATCACCTACGTGGCCGAGCAGGTGATGCGGCTCGGGGAAACAGCGGGACTCCTGCTGGCTATAAGCCTCGGCGGATATGTGCTCTATAAATATCTCCACCGGCAAAAACTGCTGCGGGAACTGCGAGTGGCTCGCATCAGCCCAGCCGAGCTCAAGCAACTCATGGACGATGGCCATCCGTTATCCGTCGTGGATTTGCGAGGCATCGAGGACCATGTAGCCGACCCCTATACCATCCCGGGCGCCTTGCGCATCTCCGCCGAAGAGCTCGAGCAACGCCATGACGACATCCCACGGGACCGGGACGTCATTTTGTTCTGCGCCTGTCCAAACGAAGCGACGTCCGCGAGGATGGCATTGATGCTGAGACGAAAAGGGGTGACCCGTGTCCGGCCGCTCGTGGGCGGCATCGACGCCTGGCGTGAGTTGGCCTATCCACTCGAGATGGACAATTCCAGAGTCGGCATCGTGGTGACTGCGGAAATACAAACCTGA
- a CDS encoding ammonium transporter, producing the protein MQNSFCLKVLSAASLFLLCLTGWVGAEEPAGGINEARLVAQYNYSIHILAMLVVGFGFLMVFVRRYGFGATTGTYLVVATGLPLYMFLRANGLVGHGLKAHSVETLMLAEFSVATALIAMGAVLGRLRVFQYAILALLLVPIYALNEYLVLDNGSGLTKGFQDSAGSIVIHAFGAYFGLAASLVITTAQQRSQPIESDPTSDRFGMLGSMVLWLFWPSFATAIVPFEQMPQTIVNTILALSGATLATYFLSTYFHKGKTSMVDMANAALAGGVSIGSTCNLVGAGGAFTIGVCAGTLSVIGYVFIQPMLESKIKLVDTCGVHNLHGMPGLLGGLTAIFVVPGVAGVQLTGIALTLVIALIGGFITGALIRATGTTEQAYEDSHEFSHVPGPESERKVEELALGAKADIEALQKQLLTRAAQLHSGREEPRPIA; encoded by the coding sequence ATGCAGAACAGCTTCTGTTTGAAGGTGCTGAGCGCAGCAAGTCTGTTTCTCTTGTGTCTCACCGGCTGGGTCGGCGCCGAAGAGCCCGCGGGCGGAATCAATGAAGCGCGTCTGGTCGCACAGTACAACTACTCCATCCATATCCTGGCCATGTTGGTGGTCGGATTCGGATTTCTCATGGTGTTCGTCCGGAGGTATGGATTCGGGGCGACAACGGGCACCTATCTGGTCGTGGCGACCGGATTGCCGCTGTATATGTTTCTACGGGCCAACGGTCTAGTCGGGCATGGGTTGAAGGCGCATTCAGTGGAAACGCTGATGCTGGCCGAATTTTCCGTAGCGACCGCTCTGATTGCAATGGGGGCTGTGCTGGGAAGACTGCGTGTGTTTCAGTATGCGATACTCGCGCTGCTCCTGGTGCCCATCTATGCGCTGAATGAGTACCTGGTGTTGGACAATGGCTCGGGGCTTACGAAAGGGTTTCAAGATTCCGCGGGATCGATCGTCATCCACGCGTTCGGTGCGTACTTCGGATTAGCTGCCTCTCTGGTCATCACGACCGCCCAACAGCGGAGCCAGCCGATCGAGTCCGATCCCACGTCCGATCGTTTTGGCATGCTCGGGTCAATGGTGCTGTGGTTGTTCTGGCCGAGTTTTGCGACGGCGATCGTCCCGTTCGAGCAAATGCCGCAAACCATCGTGAATACGATCCTGGCCCTGAGCGGGGCGACGCTTGCCACGTATTTTCTGAGCACCTATTTCCATAAAGGGAAAACCTCGATGGTGGATATGGCCAACGCCGCGTTGGCGGGCGGGGTGTCCATCGGCTCGACCTGCAATCTCGTAGGCGCCGGAGGGGCGTTCACCATCGGTGTCTGCGCCGGTACCCTGTCGGTCATCGGGTATGTGTTCATTCAGCCCATGCTGGAATCGAAGATCAAGCTTGTGGACACTTGCGGCGTGCACAATCTACATGGGATGCCGGGGCTCCTGGGTGGACTCACGGCGATCTTCGTTGTTCCCGGCGTCGCCGGTGTACAACTGACCGGTATTGCGCTTACCCTTGTCATTGCGTTGATCGGAGGGTTCATTACCGGCGCATTGATCAGAGCGACCGGCACGACGGAACAGGCGTACGAAGACAGCCATGAATTCTCCCATGTGCCGGGCCCGGAAAGTGAACGGAAGGTTGAAGAACTGGCGCTGGGAGCCAAAGCCGATATCGAGGCGCTGCAGAAGCAACTGCTTACCCGAGCGGCGCAGTTACATTCCGGAAGGGAAGAGCCAAGACCGATTGCCTAA
- a CDS encoding type II toxin-antitoxin system Phd/YefM family antitoxin, giving the protein MKFITVRDLRGRSGQVWIKLAQEREVVLTSNGKPIAILSAVSEDTLEESLTAVRRARAVAAVEKMQRQSVQAGTNSLSPREIASEIKAVRKARHR; this is encoded by the coding sequence ATGAAATTCATTACGGTTCGAGATTTGCGCGGGCGTTCCGGACAAGTCTGGATCAAGCTCGCTCAGGAGCGAGAAGTCGTTTTGACATCGAATGGAAAACCCATCGCTATTCTCTCGGCAGTATCGGAGGACACCTTGGAAGAATCCCTGACAGCCGTTAGGCGCGCGAGAGCGGTGGCTGCGGTGGAAAAGATGCAGCGGCAGTCGGTCCAAGCCGGTACAAATAGCCTTTCCCCCAGGGAGATCGCCTCTGAGATCAAAGCAGTACGGAAAGCCCGTCACCGGTGA
- a CDS encoding putative toxin-antitoxin system toxin component, PIN family codes for MKVVVDTNVLVAGLLSPFGPPGEIVRMIASGTLQLCFDARILTEYGEVLARPKFRFSAGHAHALLEQIVLEGFSVAGDPLPTRLPDPSDEPFLESAVAGKADCLITGNTKHFPPARRQGMTVRSPREFLDYYRKRSTHRTRER; via the coding sequence GTGAAGGTGGTGGTGGACACGAACGTTTTGGTCGCAGGGCTCCTCTCTCCGTTTGGTCCGCCCGGCGAGATTGTCCGGATGATCGCCTCGGGCACCTTGCAGTTATGTTTCGACGCGAGAATCCTCACGGAATATGGCGAGGTCCTCGCCAGACCGAAGTTTCGGTTCAGCGCCGGACACGCTCATGCTTTGCTGGAACAAATCGTACTGGAGGGATTCAGCGTTGCAGGCGATCCCTTGCCGACCAGACTGCCGGATCCGAGCGATGAACCCTTCTTAGAATCAGCCGTGGCCGGCAAAGCCGACTGTCTGATCACGGGAAACACAAAGCACTTTCCTCCGGCGCGACGCCAGGGGATGACCGTACGCTCGCCACGCGAATTCCTCGACTATTACCGGAAGCGATCGACGCATCGGACACGCGAAAGATAA
- a CDS encoding agmatinase family protein — protein sequence MAKERKYRGEVPLHDRYGPEAKYAVEAEALLPTTKHEEEIARGLQLGLPAADSIVDRRIPTFSRGELPHFAGINTFVKSPYVEDVRKCGEYDVAILGAPFDGGTTYRSGTRFGPQGIRKISALYGTYSFELGVDLRESMSMCDLGDVFTIPANIEKTFDQVSKGVGHVYASGAFPVVLGGDHSLGFATVRGVAQHLNGKKLGIIHFDRHVDTQDTDLDERMHTTPWFHATNIPNVPAKNLVQIGIGGWQSPRPGVKSGRERQTSIMTVTDCVEMGIENAAKQALEVAWDGVDAVWLSFDVDCLDAAFVPGTGWPEPGGFLPREVLRFLQIIADAKPLAGMEIVECSPPYDAAEITSLMATRVICDVLACQVRSGHLAARKKR from the coding sequence ATGGCGAAGGAGCGAAAGTATCGCGGCGAAGTTCCCCTTCATGATCGATATGGTCCTGAGGCAAAGTATGCCGTCGAGGCGGAAGCACTGCTTCCGACCACCAAACACGAAGAGGAAATAGCGCGCGGCCTTCAATTGGGTCTCCCCGCCGCCGATTCGATCGTCGATCGACGGATTCCCACCTTCAGCCGTGGTGAGCTTCCGCATTTTGCCGGAATCAACACGTTCGTGAAGTCGCCATATGTGGAAGATGTTCGGAAGTGCGGCGAGTACGATGTCGCCATTCTCGGCGCGCCGTTCGACGGCGGCACGACCTACCGCTCCGGCACCCGGTTCGGCCCTCAGGGTATCCGCAAGATCTCGGCGTTGTACGGTACCTATAGCTTCGAACTCGGCGTGGATCTGCGGGAATCGATGTCCATGTGCGATCTCGGCGACGTCTTCACTATCCCCGCCAACATCGAAAAGACATTCGACCAAGTCAGCAAAGGGGTCGGCCATGTCTATGCCAGCGGTGCGTTTCCCGTGGTGTTGGGAGGGGACCATTCGTTGGGCTTCGCGACGGTGAGGGGAGTGGCCCAGCATCTGAACGGCAAGAAGCTCGGCATCATCCATTTCGACCGGCATGTGGACACGCAGGATACCGATCTCGATGAGCGCATGCATACGACGCCTTGGTTTCACGCGACGAATATCCCCAACGTGCCGGCAAAGAATCTCGTCCAGATCGGGATCGGCGGCTGGCAGTCGCCGAGGCCTGGCGTGAAGAGTGGCCGTGAACGCCAAACGAGCATTATGACCGTCACGGATTGCGTGGAGATGGGCATCGAGAACGCCGCCAAACAGGCGCTTGAGGTGGCATGGGATGGGGTCGATGCCGTCTGGCTCAGTTTCGACGTGGATTGCTTGGATGCGGCCTTTGTCCCCGGAACAGGCTGGCCGGAGCCGGGGGGATTTTTGCCTCGCGAAGTGTTGAGGTTCCTCCAAATTATCGCGGACGCGAAGCCGCTGGCCGGGATGGAGATCGTGGAATGTTCACCACCCTACGACGCCGCTGAGATCACGAGTCTCATGGCCACGCGGGTGATCTGCGACGTCTTGGCCTGTCAGGTGCGTTCCGGACACCTGGCAGCGAGAAAAAAACGGTAA
- the thiD gene encoding bifunctional hydroxymethylpyrimidine kinase/phosphomethylpyrimidine kinase, translated as MSNTLKQVLTIAGSDSGGGAGIQADIKAMSANGVFAMSVITAITAQNTEEVTDVFELPSAIIAAQIDAIFDDFEVAAVKTGMLSSAAVVDVIVKMLTPQHVTNLVVDPVMISKSGHPLLRPDAVEAVKTTLLPLALVVTPNVHEAQQLSGIEITSLADARRAAKVIHGFGCKHVLIKGGHLLNERATDLLYDGRFFNVLKGEFIETRHTHGTGCTFASALAAHLAQGRSVLDAAQAAKSYVTEAIRHGLAIGHGQGPTDHFYFLER; from the coding sequence ATGTCGAACACGTTGAAACAAGTGCTGACCATTGCCGGTTCGGACTCCGGCGGAGGAGCGGGAATCCAGGCCGACATCAAGGCCATGTCCGCCAACGGCGTCTTCGCCATGTCGGTGATTACGGCCATCACGGCTCAGAACACCGAAGAAGTGACGGACGTCTTCGAGCTGCCGTCCGCGATCATCGCGGCTCAGATCGACGCGATCTTCGACGATTTCGAGGTCGCCGCCGTGAAGACCGGGATGTTGTCTTCTGCTGCCGTCGTCGACGTCATCGTGAAAATGCTGACACCCCAACACGTGACCAATCTGGTCGTGGATCCGGTGATGATTTCCAAGAGCGGCCATCCTCTGTTGCGACCGGATGCGGTCGAGGCCGTCAAAACGACACTGCTTCCGCTCGCCTTGGTCGTGACCCCGAATGTCCATGAGGCGCAACAACTGTCTGGGATCGAGATTACCTCCTTGGCGGACGCCCGGCGAGCGGCCAAGGTGATTCATGGCTTCGGGTGCAAGCATGTGCTGATCAAAGGCGGTCATCTCCTCAACGAACGGGCTACCGATCTGCTCTATGACGGGAGATTTTTCAACGTCCTGAAGGGGGAGTTCATTGAGACCCGGCATACACATGGCACAGGGTGTACGTTCGCCTCCGCATTGGCCGCTCATCTTGCCCAAGGGCGGTCCGTCTTAGATGCAGCGCAGGCCGCGAAGTCGTACGTCACCGAGGCGATCCGGCATGGATTAGCGATCGGCCACGGTCAGGGCCCGACCGATCATTTCTATTTCCTGGAGCGATAA
- a CDS encoding alpha/beta fold hydrolase yields the protein MEERFSFPGPHGHRVASILTELSGGTDRIAILCHGFLSSKSSSTNNALTRLLIGQGIATLRFDFFGQAESEGSFDQITVTLAVQQAHAAVDLMRQRGYHRIALMGSSFGGLVSILAASQRTDLACLALKCPVVDFAEELRLEFGEEGMAQWKTTDTIPNIMGGPDAIKLRYDFYEDCLRQIAYDPAQSITAPTVIVQGDHDEHVPLHQSRRLYEALRVKKHLEMLPGADHQFTKGEDFKRMTNVIADWLNSYLTG from the coding sequence GTGGAAGAACGATTTTCATTTCCCGGTCCTCACGGACATCGGGTCGCGTCCATCTTGACCGAGTTGAGCGGCGGGACCGATAGAATCGCCATCTTGTGTCACGGATTCTTGTCGTCGAAGTCCAGCTCGACAAATAACGCGCTGACCCGACTGCTCATCGGCCAGGGTATCGCCACCCTCCGCTTTGACTTTTTCGGTCAAGCGGAAAGCGAGGGCTCATTCGATCAGATCACCGTCACCCTGGCGGTCCAACAAGCGCACGCAGCCGTGGACCTCATGAGACAGAGGGGATATCACCGCATCGCCCTGATGGGATCCAGCTTCGGCGGCCTTGTCTCGATTCTGGCGGCTTCACAGCGGACAGACTTGGCTTGCCTTGCCCTCAAATGTCCTGTCGTCGATTTTGCGGAAGAGCTACGGCTGGAGTTCGGAGAGGAAGGAATGGCGCAATGGAAGACGACCGACACGATCCCCAACATTATGGGAGGTCCTGATGCGATCAAGCTTCGCTACGACTTTTATGAAGACTGCCTCCGGCAGATAGCCTACGATCCCGCGCAATCCATCACCGCTCCGACCGTCATCGTGCAGGGTGACCACGATGAACATGTCCCCCTGCACCAAAGCCGCCGGCTCTATGAGGCGCTCCGGGTCAAAAAGCACCTTGAGATGCTGCCGGGAGCGGACCATCAGTTTACGAAAGGCGAAGACTTCAAACGGATGACGAATGTAATAGCTGACTGGTTGAACAGCTATCTCACCGGATAG
- a CDS encoding 3',5'-cyclic-nucleotide phosphodiesterase, with protein sequence MKIRVLGCHGADCFVDALEGPVRQESCGFLIDDSVLLDAGTIGTRLTLEEQRRIRFVLLSHLHFDHIKGLPLLVDNLAEEFVAPVIVMATEPVIQGLIDHVFNDQVYPNFFKLPRREHPVLQAQVLHPGKPVMLDHLEVTPVPVNHTVPTVGYVVKDRGAALLYSGDTYQTEEIWSLGRMIPELKAAFLESSFPDELGELAKKSKHLTPSLFLKEFQKLERPDLPIYAYHMKPEFRSQIEEQISRLGIQRVAFLEEGQIITV encoded by the coding sequence ATGAAGATACGTGTGTTGGGTTGCCACGGGGCGGATTGTTTCGTGGACGCACTAGAGGGGCCGGTTCGCCAGGAGAGTTGCGGGTTTCTTATCGATGATTCCGTGCTCCTGGATGCCGGAACGATCGGAACGCGGCTCACGTTGGAGGAACAGCGACGTATCCGGTTCGTGCTCCTCAGCCACCTTCATTTTGATCATATCAAGGGCCTTCCGCTACTGGTCGACAATCTAGCCGAAGAGTTCGTCGCTCCTGTCATCGTGATGGCCACAGAGCCGGTGATTCAAGGGCTGATCGACCATGTGTTTAACGACCAGGTCTATCCGAATTTTTTCAAGCTGCCACGTCGAGAACATCCGGTCTTGCAAGCACAAGTTCTCCACCCCGGAAAACCGGTCATGCTGGACCATCTCGAAGTCACTCCCGTTCCGGTCAACCATACAGTTCCCACCGTGGGATATGTCGTGAAGGACCGGGGAGCTGCCCTGCTCTATAGCGGTGATACCTATCAGACGGAGGAGATTTGGAGCTTGGGCAGAATGATCCCCGAACTCAAGGCCGCCTTCCTTGAATCATCTTTCCCTGACGAACTGGGGGAATTAGCAAAAAAATCCAAACACCTCACTCCCTCGCTGTTCCTGAAAGAGTTTCAAAAACTTGAGCGTCCCGACCTGCCCATCTATGCCTATCACATGAAGCCCGAATTTCGTAGCCAGATTGAAGAGCAAATTAGCCGGCTGGGTATCCAGCGGGTGGCGTTTCTAGAGGAAGGTCAGATCATCACGGTATGA